In one Melaminivora jejuensis genomic region, the following are encoded:
- the pntB gene encoding Re/Si-specific NAD(P)(+) transhydrogenase subunit beta, which produces MSSSLATVAYLGAAILFILSLGGLSNPETSRRGNLFGIIGMTLAVVATVLGPRVSPAGLGWIAGALVIGGAIGLYAARVVKMTQMPELVALMHSLVGLAACLVGFASYVDTSIVLTGAEKTIHEVEIYVGILIGAVTFSGSLIAFGKLNGKIGGKPLLLPARHWLNLVALLVVIWFGGQFLAAPDVQSGMLPLIVMTVIALLFGIHMVMAIGGADMPVVVSMLNSYSGWAAAATGFMLSNDLLIVTGALVGSSGAILSYIMCNAMNRNFISVIAGGFGSGGGAPAKKGGAAEPQGEVVPVSAGETAELLREAKSVIIIPGYGMAVAQAQHTVNDIVRTLRERGVAVRFAIHPVAGRMPGHMNVLLAEAKVPYDIVMEMDEINEDFPDTDVAIVIGANDIVNPAAQDDPDSPIAGMPVLEVWKAHTSIVMKRSMASGYAGVDNPLFYKDNNRMLFGDAKKMLDEVLSALKG; this is translated from the coding sequence ATGTCCTCAAGTCTCGCCACGGTGGCCTATCTGGGCGCCGCCATTCTTTTCATCCTCAGCCTGGGTGGACTGTCCAACCCCGAAACCTCGCGCCGGGGCAACCTGTTCGGCATCATCGGCATGACGCTGGCTGTGGTGGCCACGGTGCTGGGCCCGCGCGTGTCGCCCGCCGGCCTGGGCTGGATCGCCGGCGCCCTGGTCATCGGCGGCGCCATCGGCCTGTACGCCGCGCGCGTGGTCAAGATGACGCAGATGCCCGAGCTGGTCGCGCTGATGCACAGCCTGGTCGGCTTGGCCGCCTGCCTGGTCGGCTTTGCCAGCTACGTCGATACTTCCATCGTGCTCACCGGCGCAGAAAAAACCATCCACGAGGTGGAGATCTACGTCGGCATCCTGATCGGTGCCGTGACGTTTTCCGGCTCGTTGATCGCCTTCGGCAAGCTCAACGGCAAGATCGGCGGCAAGCCGCTGCTGCTGCCGGCACGCCACTGGCTGAACCTGGTGGCGCTGCTGGTGGTGATCTGGTTCGGTGGCCAGTTCCTGGCCGCGCCGGATGTGCAATCGGGCATGTTGCCGCTGATCGTCATGACGGTGATTGCGCTGCTGTTCGGCATCCACATGGTCATGGCCATCGGCGGCGCCGACATGCCGGTGGTGGTGTCCATGCTCAACAGCTATTCGGGCTGGGCGGCGGCGGCCACCGGCTTCATGCTGTCCAACGACCTGTTGATCGTGACCGGCGCGCTGGTGGGCTCCAGTGGTGCCATCCTGAGCTACATCATGTGCAACGCCATGAACCGCAACTTCATCAGCGTGATCGCCGGCGGCTTCGGCTCAGGCGGCGGCGCCCCGGCGAAAAAGGGCGGCGCTGCCGAGCCCCAGGGCGAAGTGGTGCCGGTGAGCGCCGGCGAGACCGCCGAGCTGCTGCGCGAGGCCAAGAGCGTCATTATCATCCCCGGCTATGGCATGGCGGTGGCGCAGGCGCAGCACACCGTCAACGACATCGTGCGCACCTTGCGCGAGCGTGGCGTGGCAGTGCGCTTTGCCATCCACCCGGTGGCCGGTCGTATGCCTGGGCATATGAACGTGCTGCTGGCCGAGGCCAAGGTGCCGTATGACATCGTCATGGAGATGGACGAGATCAACGAGGACTTCCCCGACACCGACGTGGCCATCGTGATCGGTGCCAACGACATCGTGAACCCGGCAGCGCAGGACGACCCGGACAGCCCGATCGCCGGTATGCCAGTGCTGGAAGTGTGGAAGGCGCACACCTCCATCGTCATGAAGCGCTCCATGGCCTCGGGCTACGCCGGCGTGGACAACCCGCTGTTCTACAAGGACAACAACCGCATGTTGTTTGGCGATGCCAAGAAAATGCTGGATGAAGTCTTGAGCGCGCTCAAGGGCTGA
- a CDS encoding Re/Si-specific NAD(P)(+) transhydrogenase subunit alpha: MPREVFPGEKRVASVPDVVEKLIKLGFVVAIETGAGEAANFDDEAYRAAGAEVLPDAAALWAASDIVFKVRPPTPEEVALMRPGGILVGFIWPAQNPELMQQLAARGATVLAIDSLPRTLSRAQKMDALTSTAGVSGYRAVIEAANAFGRYFNGQITAAGKVPPAKVFIAGAGVAGLAAIGTAANLGAVVRANDTRAEVADQVKSLGGEFVKVDYEEDGSGGGGYAKVMSEGFQAAQRQMYAEQAKDADIIITTALIPGKPAPKLITAEMVRSMKPGSVIVDMAAEQGGNCELTVPGEAVVRHGVTIIGYTDLPSRLAKQSSTLYATNLLRLAEELCKAKDGVAVVNMEDDAIRGLTVTKDGTITWPPPPLAAPPAPAPKAAAPVVEKKSAHGPGEPMSAKALSIVFAVLAVLFWAIGAHAPEAFLAHFTVFVLACFIGYMVVWNVTPALHTPLMSVTNAISSIIAIGALVQIAPPAMGAAGRPDGLITWLAFAALVLTAVNMFGGFAVTRRMLAMFRK; encoded by the coding sequence ATACCCAGGGAAGTCTTCCCCGGCGAAAAGCGTGTGGCCAGCGTACCCGACGTGGTGGAAAAACTCATCAAGCTGGGTTTTGTCGTTGCTATCGAGACGGGCGCCGGCGAGGCTGCCAACTTCGACGATGAGGCCTACCGCGCCGCCGGCGCCGAGGTGCTGCCGGACGCCGCCGCCCTGTGGGCAGCGTCGGACATCGTCTTCAAGGTGCGCCCGCCCACGCCCGAGGAAGTGGCGCTGATGCGCCCGGGAGGCATCCTGGTCGGCTTCATCTGGCCGGCGCAAAACCCCGAGCTGATGCAGCAGCTGGCCGCCAGGGGCGCCACCGTGCTGGCCATCGACAGCCTGCCGCGCACCCTCTCGCGCGCGCAGAAGATGGACGCGCTGACCTCCACCGCCGGCGTCTCGGGCTACCGCGCCGTGATCGAGGCGGCCAACGCCTTTGGCCGCTACTTCAACGGCCAGATCACGGCCGCCGGCAAGGTGCCGCCGGCCAAGGTCTTCATCGCCGGCGCCGGCGTGGCCGGTCTGGCGGCCATCGGCACGGCAGCGAATCTAGGCGCCGTCGTGCGCGCCAACGACACGCGCGCCGAAGTGGCCGATCAGGTCAAGTCGCTGGGCGGCGAGTTCGTCAAGGTGGACTACGAAGAAGACGGCTCGGGCGGCGGCGGCTATGCCAAGGTCATGAGCGAAGGCTTCCAGGCGGCGCAGCGCCAGATGTACGCCGAGCAGGCCAAGGATGCCGACATCATCATCACCACCGCCCTGATCCCGGGCAAGCCGGCGCCCAAGCTCATCACCGCCGAGATGGTGCGCAGCATGAAGCCGGGCAGCGTCATCGTGGACATGGCCGCCGAGCAGGGCGGCAACTGCGAACTCACCGTGCCCGGCGAGGCGGTGGTGCGCCACGGCGTGACCATCATCGGCTACACCGACCTGCCCTCGCGCCTGGCCAAGCAGTCCTCCACGCTATACGCCACCAACCTGCTGCGCCTGGCCGAGGAGCTGTGCAAGGCCAAGGACGGCGTGGCCGTGGTCAACATGGAAGACGACGCCATCCGTGGCCTGACGGTGACCAAGGACGGCACCATCACCTGGCCGCCCCCGCCGCTGGCCGCGCCGCCCGCCCCGGCGCCCAAGGCGGCTGCGCCGGTGGTCGAGAAGAAATCTGCCCACGGCCCGGGCGAGCCCATGTCGGCCAAGGCGCTGTCCATCGTCTTTGCCGTGCTGGCGGTGCTGTTCTGGGCCATCGGCGCCCATGCCCCCGAGGCTTTCCTGGCGCACTTCACGGTCTTCGTGCTGGCCTGCTTCATCGGCTACATGGTGGTCTGGAACGTGACGCCGGCGCTGCACACGCCGCTCATGAGCGTCACCAACGCCATCTCCAGCATCATCGCCATCGGTGCGCTGGTGCAGATCGCCCCGCCCGCCATGGGCGCTGCAGGACGCCCGGACGGCCTGATCACCTGGCTGGCCTTTGCCGCGCTGGTGCTCACTGCCGTCAACATGTTCGGCGGCTTTGCCGTCACGCGCCGCATGTTGGCCATGTTCCGCAAATAA
- the fba gene encoding class II fructose-bisphosphate aldolase (catalyzes the reversible aldol condensation of dihydroxyacetonephosphate and glyceraldehyde 3-phosphate in the Calvin cycle, glycolysis, and/or gluconeogenesis), whose protein sequence is MPLVSMRELLDHAADHGYGIPAFNVNNLEQVQAVMAAADEVGAPVILQASAGARKYAGESFIKHLIAAAAEAYPHIPLVMHQDHGTSPAICQGALDLGFGSVMMDGSLLEDGKTPSDFDYNVRVTQEVVAMAHRIGATVEGELGCLGSLETGEAGEEDGVGAVGKLSHDQLLTDPEEAAQFVQATQLDALAIAIGTSHGAYKFSRPPTGDVLSIARVKEIHARIPNTHLVMHGSSSVPQELLAIINQYGGKMKETYGVPVAEIQEAIKHGVRKINIDTDIRLAMTGAVRKFQAENPDKFDMREWMKPAREAARVICKQRYLEFGCEGQASKIKGYSLAEMARKYAAGELAQVVR, encoded by the coding sequence ATGCCTCTCGTCTCGATGCGCGAACTGCTCGACCATGCCGCCGACCACGGCTATGGCATCCCCGCCTTCAACGTCAACAACCTGGAGCAGGTGCAGGCCGTGATGGCCGCCGCCGACGAGGTGGGCGCGCCCGTGATCCTGCAGGCCAGCGCCGGCGCGCGCAAATACGCAGGCGAGAGCTTCATCAAGCACCTGATCGCCGCCGCCGCCGAGGCCTATCCGCATATCCCGCTGGTCATGCACCAGGATCACGGCACGTCGCCGGCCATCTGCCAGGGTGCGCTCGACCTGGGCTTTGGCTCGGTCATGATGGACGGCTCGCTGCTGGAAGACGGCAAGACCCCTTCCGACTTCGACTACAACGTGCGCGTGACGCAGGAAGTGGTGGCCATGGCGCACCGCATCGGTGCCACCGTCGAGGGCGAACTCGGCTGCCTGGGCTCGCTGGAGACCGGCGAGGCCGGCGAGGAAGACGGCGTGGGTGCCGTGGGCAAGCTCAGCCACGACCAGCTCCTGACCGACCCCGAGGAGGCGGCGCAGTTCGTCCAGGCCACGCAGCTCGATGCCCTGGCCATTGCGATCGGCACCAGCCACGGCGCCTATAAGTTCTCGCGCCCGCCCACGGGCGACGTGCTGTCGATTGCGCGCGTCAAGGAGATCCACGCACGCATTCCCAACACGCACCTGGTCATGCACGGCAGCTCCAGCGTGCCGCAGGAGCTTCTGGCCATCATCAACCAGTACGGCGGCAAGATGAAGGAAACCTACGGCGTGCCGGTGGCCGAGATCCAGGAGGCCATCAAGCACGGCGTGCGCAAGATCAACATCGACACCGACATCCGCCTGGCCATGACCGGCGCGGTGCGCAAGTTCCAGGCCGAGAACCCGGACAAGTTCGACATGCGCGAGTGGATGAAGCCGGCGCGCGAGGCCGCCCGGGTCATCTGCAAGCAGCGCTACCTGGAGTTCGGCTGCGAAGGCCAGGCCAGCAAGATCAAGGGCTACTCGCTGGCCGAGATGGCCAGGAAATACGCCGCCGGCGAACTGGCTCAGGTCGTGCGCTGA
- the pyk gene encoding pyruvate kinase, with translation MRIRRATKIVATLGPASSDPQLLERMIAEGVNVVRLNFSHGKVEDHVQRAAMVREAAQRAGREVAIMADLQGPKIRVGRFAEGRVLLQPGQVFVLDAERSEPGDEAGVGLDYKELPRDVKPGDVLLLNDGLIELVVDAVRGEQVCTTVRIGGELSNNKGINKQGGGLTAPALTAKDMEDIKTAMSFQADYVAVSFPKNATDMEMARQLCNVAAAPHRHKPGLIAKMERAEAVPLLAEILRVSDGIMVARGDLAVEVGNAAVPALQKKMIRMARDMDKVVITATQMMESMITNPVPTRAEVSDVANAVLDGTDAVMLSAETAAGKYPLETVLEMAKICAAAEAAEDPEHDGDLTGQTLGRIDQSIAMGALFTAHHLGAKAIVAMTDSGSTALWMSRHRIHIPIYALTPKVATQRRMALYRNVRPLLMDTSCDRDTALEQAESHLKMRGIVQQGDLYAITCGEPMGQPGGTNMLKICRVR, from the coding sequence ATGCGCATCCGCCGTGCCACCAAGATCGTCGCCACCCTCGGCCCCGCCTCCAGTGACCCGCAACTGCTCGAACGCATGATTGCGGAGGGCGTGAACGTGGTGCGGCTGAACTTCAGCCACGGCAAGGTCGAAGACCACGTGCAGCGCGCCGCCATGGTGCGCGAGGCGGCGCAGCGCGCCGGGCGCGAGGTGGCCATCATGGCCGACCTGCAGGGACCGAAGATCCGCGTGGGCCGCTTTGCCGAAGGCCGCGTGCTGCTGCAGCCGGGCCAGGTCTTCGTGCTGGACGCCGAGCGCAGCGAGCCCGGCGACGAGGCCGGCGTCGGCCTGGACTACAAGGAGCTGCCGCGCGACGTGAAGCCAGGCGACGTGCTGCTGCTCAACGACGGCCTGATCGAGCTGGTGGTGGATGCGGTGCGCGGCGAGCAGGTCTGCACCACGGTGCGCATCGGCGGCGAGCTGTCCAACAACAAGGGCATCAACAAGCAAGGCGGCGGCCTCACGGCTCCGGCGCTCACCGCCAAGGACATGGAGGACATCAAGACCGCGATGAGCTTCCAGGCCGACTATGTGGCAGTGAGTTTTCCCAAGAACGCCACCGACATGGAGATGGCGCGCCAGCTGTGCAACGTGGCGGCGGCGCCGCATCGCCACAAGCCCGGGCTGATCGCCAAGATGGAGCGCGCCGAGGCCGTGCCGCTGCTGGCGGAGATCCTGCGCGTGTCCGACGGCATCATGGTGGCGCGCGGCGACCTGGCCGTGGAGGTGGGCAACGCCGCCGTGCCGGCGCTGCAAAAAAAGATGATCCGCATGGCGCGCGACATGGACAAGGTGGTCATCACCGCCACGCAGATGATGGAGAGCATGATCACCAACCCGGTGCCCACGCGCGCCGAGGTCAGCGACGTGGCCAATGCGGTGCTCGACGGCACCGACGCGGTCATGCTGTCCGCCGAGACTGCCGCCGGCAAGTACCCGCTGGAGACGGTGCTGGAGATGGCCAAGATCTGCGCCGCCGCCGAGGCTGCCGAAGACCCCGAGCACGACGGCGACCTGACGGGCCAGACCCTGGGGCGCATCGACCAGTCGATCGCCATGGGGGCGCTGTTCACGGCGCACCACCTGGGCGCCAAGGCCATTGTGGCCATGACCGACAGCGGCTCCACGGCGCTGTGGATGAGCCGCCACCGCATCCACATCCCCATCTACGCGCTGACGCCGAAGGTGGCCACGCAGCGGCGCATGGCCCTGTATCGCAACGTGCGCCCGCTGCTCATGGACACCAGCTGCGACCGCGACACCGCACTGGAGCAGGCCGAGAGCCATCTGAAGATGCGCGGCATCGTGCAGCAGGGCGACCTGTACGCCATCACCTGCGGCGAGCCCATGGGCCAGCCGGGCGGCACCAACATGCTCAAGATCTGCCGCGTGCGCTGA
- a CDS encoding 4Fe-4S binding protein, whose product MNSPTPALARRAATEPWAQRALAAAGEWLRTHAHVVRRLQWAVVLAYAVLLVVPALLPLPGPTARAWNHLTVLAEFAFWGIWWPFVLVSMVLFGRLWCGVLCPEGTLTEWAARRGRGLGVPRWMRWGGWPFVAFVGTTVYGQMVSVYQYPKAALLVLGGSTVAALAVGYLYTRGKRAWCRYLCPVNGVFALLSKLAPMHYRVDDQAWRRSLQTGAGTAAGAPQSIRIVRRAGVPAVDCAPMQPLRHMQGASGCHMCGRCSGHRGAIALQWRSPTQEVVRVGATEATHWQTWLIVFGLLGVAIGAFHWSASPWFVAARQAVATWLVERDIYWPLADNAPWWLLTHYPEHNDVLTWLDGALLLAYIGASALVWGGVTLALLALAVRLAGPWRSQRLHHLAQALIPLAGLGVFLGLSAITLTLLRGEGVFVPWANAARLALLAAANAWSLWLAVAIVRHWQGLGLEQGQGQAAAPGPARAALALLPFVLALAWVDSAWGWLFWWW is encoded by the coding sequence ATGAATTCACCTACGCCGGCATTGGCAAGAAGGGCGGCTACTGAGCCGTGGGCGCAGCGCGCGCTGGCCGCTGCCGGCGAGTGGCTGCGCACCCATGCCCATGTGGTGCGGCGCCTGCAGTGGGCGGTGGTACTGGCCTATGCCGTGCTGCTCGTCGTGCCGGCGCTGCTGCCGCTGCCAGGCCCCACGGCGCGCGCCTGGAACCATCTGACGGTGCTGGCCGAGTTCGCCTTCTGGGGCATCTGGTGGCCCTTCGTGCTGGTCAGCATGGTGCTGTTCGGGCGCCTGTGGTGCGGCGTGCTCTGCCCCGAGGGCACGCTGACCGAGTGGGCGGCGCGCCGTGGCCGTGGCCTGGGCGTGCCACGCTGGATGCGCTGGGGCGGCTGGCCCTTCGTGGCCTTCGTCGGCACTACGGTCTATGGGCAGATGGTCAGCGTCTATCAGTATCCGAAGGCAGCGCTGCTGGTGCTGGGCGGCAGCACCGTGGCGGCGCTGGCCGTGGGGTACCTGTACACGCGCGGCAAGCGCGCCTGGTGCCGCTACCTGTGCCCGGTCAACGGCGTGTTCGCGCTGCTGTCCAAGCTGGCGCCCATGCACTACCGGGTGGACGACCAGGCCTGGCGGCGTTCGCTGCAGACCGGGGCCGGGACGGCAGCGGGCGCACCGCAGTCCATCCGCATCGTGCGCCGCGCCGGCGTACCCGCCGTGGATTGCGCGCCCATGCAGCCGCTGCGCCACATGCAGGGCGCCAGCGGCTGCCACATGTGCGGGCGCTGCAGCGGGCACCGGGGAGCAATCGCGCTGCAGTGGCGCTCGCCCACGCAGGAGGTGGTGCGCGTCGGCGCCACCGAGGCCACGCACTGGCAGACCTGGCTGATCGTCTTCGGCCTGCTGGGCGTGGCCATAGGCGCCTTCCACTGGAGCGCCAGCCCCTGGTTCGTCGCCGCCCGGCAGGCGGTGGCCACCTGGCTGGTCGAGCGCGACATCTACTGGCCGCTGGCGGACAACGCGCCCTGGTGGTTGCTCACGCACTACCCGGAGCACAACGACGTTCTCACCTGGCTGGATGGCGCGCTGCTGCTGGCCTACATCGGCGCCAGCGCGCTGGTCTGGGGCGGGGTGACGCTGGCGCTGCTGGCGCTGGCCGTGCGCCTGGCCGGGCCGTGGCGCAGCCAGCGGCTGCACCACCTGGCGCAGGCGCTGATCCCGCTGGCCGGACTGGGCGTGTTCCTGGGTCTGAGCGCCATCACGCTGACGCTGCTGCGCGGCGAGGGTGTCTTCGTGCCCTGGGCCAATGCGGCGCGCCTGGCGTTGCTGGCCGCCGCCAATGCCTGGTCGCTGTGGCTGGCCGTGGCCATCGTGCGCCATTGGCAGGGGCTGGGACTGGAGCAGGGACAGGGGCAGGCAGCCGCCCCAGGGCCAGCCCGGGCCGCCCTCGCCCTGCTGCCCTTCGTGCTGGCGCTGGCCTGGGTGGACAGCGCCTGGGGCTGGCTGTTCTGGTGGTGGTGA
- a CDS encoding iron transporter gives MGRRWKSQWLGALLLAGALGGIQAAEVPIGKAQVIAGMEVGAVYLQPIAMEPAGMMREARLSDIHLEADIRAAKGNVNGFAEGDWVPHLVVRYRLAKAGEAQVLEGELMPMVASDGPHYGDNVKLMGPGKYTLTLSVQPPGSGQGAHFGRHVDKETGVGPWFKPFEARYEFTYAGIGKKGGY, from the coding sequence ATGGGCAGACGATGGAAATCGCAATGGCTGGGCGCCTTGCTGCTGGCGGGCGCTCTGGGCGGCATTCAGGCGGCGGAGGTGCCGATCGGCAAGGCTCAGGTGATCGCCGGCATGGAGGTTGGCGCGGTCTATCTGCAGCCCATCGCCATGGAGCCCGCCGGCATGATGCGCGAGGCTCGGCTGTCCGACATCCACCTGGAGGCCGATATTCGCGCCGCCAAGGGCAATGTCAACGGTTTTGCCGAGGGCGACTGGGTGCCGCATCTGGTGGTGCGCTACCGGCTGGCCAAAGCCGGCGAGGCCCAGGTGCTCGAAGGCGAGCTGATGCCCATGGTGGCCAGCGACGGGCCGCACTACGGCGACAACGTCAAGCTGATGGGGCCGGGCAAGTACACCCTGACGCTCAGCGTGCAGCCGCCGGGCAGTGGCCAGGGCGCGCATTTCGGCCGCCATGTGGACAAGGAAACCGGCGTCGGCCCGTGGTTCAAGCCCTTCGAGGCACGCTATGAATTCACCTACGCCGGCATTGGCAAGAAGGGCGGCTACTGA